The window AGCACCTGTGGGGGCACCCTGATCAGTGACGTCATCGCCTGACGAGAGTGaaacacctgctgtgacatcactgcatGGGGTGTGGCCACCAGCACAACATACCTGAACAGTTCATGTGTGTTATGGAGGATGATTGAGGTGACCCAACAGCCCATTAACCaaccagaaaataaaactacaatatttaGGATTAAATATCTTTGGCTTATGGACCGTTAACAAGACATTTATCGAGCTAGTGTCAAAGTACTCATGAATCAGAAAAACGTGTTGTAGCACAGTACAGTAATCACGTTTTAAATCAGAGTATTATTATTAGAAACGCAATAAGCATTCAGTGTGGCTGGTTAAGCTGACGTCACTAAACTTAAACTGTCAGATAAACGCAgagataaaaactaaaacatgttACATGTGTGTCAGGTTCACTGGgtaaaaacatacatgcaaaataaaatgtgtttcgAAGAATAAAAGTTGGTATTTGAAGCGTATTAGCGCGGACTGGTTGAGTGTCTGCGCCCACCTTGGACACGTCGTCCTCGCAGGTCTGGACGCGGGACTGGAGCCTCCGCTGGTAGGAGGAGGACGTCGGCGACGGAGAGGACTGAATGTGGTGGTCCTGCTCGGGAGCGACCACATCCACCGGAGCATCAGGGTGCTGGTGGCCGGAAGGGGTGTCCCTCCACCGGGTCTTCATCTCCCGGATGTCCAGCTGTGTCAGGACGGCGTGCAGCAGGGCGTGTAGGGCGCTGAAGTTGACAGCTCCTTTCTGAGGCGTCCCGATGGACAAGTTCAACAAATCACACAAGCTGATGTTCTCCTCCGACATTTTCAGCCCTTAATTAGCTCAGTTAATCGGCTAAAGTTTAGCTAATGTCGCTCGCTTATCAAACTTAAAATCTCATGTCCATATTTTTTCAAACAGATTCTGACGACCCTTCCCGGTTAATAGCGGATATATACTGcataaagtataaaataaaatttaaaataacttaGGTGTGTCTCTAACTTTAGCAACGGTCTAAAAAAATCCCCCAGCAGCAGTAATCTCGGAAGCTGGTAGACGAATGTAATAACGTTCAAGAGAAAAGCAACCTCGGCCAACAACCTGGACCGGCTGCGTCACAACACACGGATTTACCGGAAAAACAGTAAGCTACCCTTCAACATAAAGCTTTAACGAAAACCCCCAAAATATTCTGAAGAATATATGTCTGTAATTGCAATGACAACCGTGAAACAGTAAAATTTCCAACTTAATTCTGATAATTAGACACACAATTTGTGCCAGCCTATCgtgacattttcacagtggCGTGTGTTGGCTTTTAATTTCTAAGGTTTGTGGCCGGATGAAGTATTTGGCTTTGATTGTAACTTGACGCCACTTCTCTGCGGATTCCCACGTTGGAATCAACTCGCAGCGTTAGCGGTCACTAGGCAACGAGCGGCAATTATGCTGCGTTCACTTGAACGGAAAAAACGTCCGATTTCCCACgaacaaaacattcattatgCTCTCATGAGTCTAAAGCCAgtaattttatttcagattatCCAGTAAATCATACAGTTTTTGGTTTATACAGGTAAACCACGCAGCTAATgttgaaaataacattttattgataataaaaacaaataagcaaacGTTTGGGTGCCATTCTTGATTACTACATTCAAGTATAAAATCACCCTCATCATACACATGCATTTCCCTTTTCCTTGAAACTGATTGCCTCCGTTGCAATagcaacatgaaacaaaacttGAGAAAACCTATCCCGTCATGTTTCATTTGGCAATAAATTAACTATGTATTGTAATTCAAAATAATGGACACTTcaaacagaatataaaaaaacagcatctAAGATATAATTCTTTGTTGCCTTTCCCAGGAAAAGACAGCATCTCTTAAGGCCCACATTGTTGGTTTGGCATCAGatcagtttaaaatgtgtgacGATTTGATGGAGACTTGAAACgtagcaagagagagaaaacatcaaCTATATAAAGATGAAggaagtgaagccaaaacacctGGGCGCCCCCTAGTGGCTGATGTTTGTTCCAAAGTTTCtttttatgatcattttggctttaattagttatttgatgcaaTAGAAAAAGAGGGCTGaaacatcaccagaacaagacgacagaatattttggcttcatgtttctacagtgggaggaagtgcaGACGCctcgtccatctttatacacGTCAACTAGAGGAaaagattcatttttttcttctcggTAAGCTGCATCTGAACTAAACGCAGTCGCCAGCTTGTAATTCCGAAATGCGTCCTGGAAAACAGAGTCAGAGGTTGACCTGACGATCTGGATATTATTACAACAAAGCTAACTGTACAGCACTTAGTGTATGTTGAAGTGATTTGAAAAGAGGACACAAATTAAAGAGAGAGATTGTTGATAACGTTTCCCTTTTAACTGCTTTACTCTCAATTTGCTGTAATGTAAGGCTGTGCAGACTGCAGAATGTCTGTCGCAACAGCTGAACAGGAGGGTGTGACGAACACGTAGGACAAACTTGGAGGTCCAGCAGTGGACACACGACACGGCTGCTTCGTGTGGGCTTTGACagcgaagaagaagaactttACAGCAGACGTATGGAGACGCTACTTTGTCAGGGtttcttttgattttgtggTGGGTGAAAAACGTCACGGGTGGAGATGCTTTTAAAGAGCAAGGCTGGCATCATTCTGTTCTTTAAACTGTCAtaaaatcccatgaaaagaccaagaGCAGAAAACGTGTTGGTCCGACTGTCAGTGAACGCAGCACTGAGCACTTTGGTTCCTGCTGAAGACGTAATTCTTTCAAACTACCTCACAAATGTGTGTAGTTTCATGTGGCACTgcagcaggatgtgtgtgtgggacccTGTGAgaataaactacagtgtgtgtgtgtgtgtgtgtgtgtgtgtgtgtgttttcatggtgaTGAAAGAACAACGCTGAGGCTCCCAGATGTGTTTCTaatggaggaagaggacaagTCAGACTCTGTCACACAGTATTTGTCAGTAAAAACGTTCTGTCGCTTTTGGTCTTTTCACGGGATTTTCCTGACGTGAGGAATCGTGTAGAAAAACCACCAGACTGGCCCTTTAACTCAGTACATACGGCTGCAGCTTCACTTCCAGCTGATTCACCATGAGGTCAGCATTATTCGTCAGGACGTCTTCAGGGACGTCCCACCTGTATTTATGTCATCGTTGACAGACTTTGATTCAGAAGGtgctctttattttatttatttatttaacaaaccTCTATCCATTCCGCCTCTCCGGctcaaagtttatttttgtttagatTAATTTTCTGTGCACAAAGTAATAAGAACGAGGGGAGAGGCCGACAGTAATGTCTGCTCACAGACAAGACGGCTCTCAGAAAACCAAACATACCACAGTGGAAGGCTGGGATACGTTGTTCttcatcatcgtcgtcgtctTCATCCTCCCCCGGGTGATTTTTGCAGCTGTGGAGGGCGACACACCTCCAGCTGCGCCCTCCTCGTCCTCACCAGACGCACACATCAGATGCTGTCGTAGTCAGATTCTCTCCTGCTGGACTCGGCCATCCCCTCGGCCATGAAGAAGGTCACGGAGCCAAGAAAACCCGCCACGACCAGGATGAGCAGCTGccagtgcagcagcaggtagTTACTGTAGAAGAAGGCCAGAGCGGCCATGATGGactggagagaaaacaacatCTGTGAGACTTTGGAGTAAAAGTTTCACGTCACGATGAGCCGGATCTGAAACTCACCTGTATGAACTTGAAGACGGCGAAGGCGGGAGCGCTGTTGCTGCGGAACATGAAGCCAATGATGCTGAGGAGCTGAGTGTTGAAGCAGCTGTCGCCCAAACCGAGCAGGAAGCTGCAGAGCAACGCCACCCCGACGCTGagccacaacacacaaagatcACAGGGAGGTAATCAGGTCCTGTGTGTCgcagtctgaacacacacactcacacaggagcAAATTCAACCTGCTTTAAAAGGCTCGGGAACACCTCGTCCCCTCAGCTTCCTCCTGTGCCTGCGACTCAGTGTAACAGATGTTGTGCGCCCCCTAGTGTTCAACGTAGTAACGCAGTTAGTGTCCAATAAGCTCCATTCGTATCATGTTGTTGGCCTCAGACGTACCTGAAACAGCTAATTCCTTTTCATGTTAAGCTGCTGTGGGACACACTGCATACAATCTCTGTGAAATACAGGACGGTTTGTCCTGCAGCCTTTTGTTCCTTATTGGTTTTACACAAAGCTTATGTGAGAAACTGCAAAAACCACGAAGCCGTTGACTCAAGACCTGCGTATGATCGGGACTCTACTTTACATGTTTAACTCTTGtacaatttttctttttgctttttttggaaAGTAAATTCCACATGTTtctgcagtttgtgtgcaggaaaTCAAAGTACTGCAAACTTAAAATCACTccattaaaaaacatacaaatactaacaaaatgttttcccaaATATTTAGAAATTCATTTTTGCTTTCCAATGTCTTCTTTGAGCTGTCGCATCATCTCATGAGATTCAGCTGGATTCAGCGAGTCAAATAACAACTCAAAATAACGCAACACTTCCTGAGGCTTTGTGGTCTTGGTACCTGGGTGCGATGTAGGCCTGCAGATCTGTTCCTGCCTCGGGGGCTATTGGAGCGTCGCTGGCAATGTTGAGGAAAATCAGGtaaaaggcaacaaaatgaGTGATGAGGCCCAGCAGGACCACTGGGTTCCTCCCAAACTGGCGGCACTTGTTCAGCATCCCAAACACGCCCCCTCCTGGCCAGACAGagcacagacaggaagggaaaaaaaatgagactttGTTTCCTCGTCCGTCCTGCACTCGTGTGACAGCCAGGACCTCAGGACTCACCTAAGATCTCGCCGACTCCGATGCAGATGCCGGAGATGCCGATCAGACTCTTTGCATCTTGGCCAAACTGCGTCATGGCTCCGATACACGTCCCGTACACCCCGCTGTAAAACGTGAGCTCCAAGCCTGACGGGGCAGACGAAGGACAGCGATTGGGTTAACGTGACCCCCGGCTGCCACGGCTGCCTCACCTTAACGCTCACACTCACCTGTGTATCCGATGGAGacgctcagcagcagcatctctttGGTGACAAATATTTTACACGCTTTGACTGCAAACGAGACAAAGCAGAGGGTGGACGTTAACCCGTGAGACGGTTCTGCCACACCAGGCCTTAAGAGCGCATGAGGTTATTGAGGTTATTTCAGCAGACGTACCAAAAGCGTCCAGAGCTTGTGAGCAGAGGCCTGCGCGAGGTGAGCTGCAGAGGACACGAGGACGAAAACCCGTAAACACACTATGATGCGGACACGACTTCACGCTGTCCCTCCACCGGCTAACAGGCTCATAATTTTTGTCCCCCCTCAGACATTCTCACCTTCTAGCTCGTCCCTGAACTGGTTGCCGTGGCAACAGTATCACAGTAATTTAAAAGAGGAGTgtagaaaagacaacaaaggaTAGCATTTACAGTGAAAGGGCACCTGTCTCACCCTGCGCCGCTTCCTGCTGCGGGTGGGACGAGCCGGACTACCATCCGTCTTTTGAATAATATGTTCTCCGGGACATCTGGAGGGAATTTTCCACAATCTATGGAGTCTTACATCTCAGTGCTGTCAGGCTGTTCTAACACTGGCTGTTCCAGAAAGGAGGCCCTAACAACAGCGCAGCAGCAATTACACAGTAAATATCTTTAACCAGCGCTCACTTCAAATGTCCCTGTGCTGTTTGATCAGTGAGGACACGTCACACGCCGTCTCTGGCCTCAGCATATCCTGGAACAAAGACGCCGCTGAGGGCCCTTTGCCCTGAATGACACGAGTGAAACGAAATGCagccaaacaacaaacacttcGGCCCACTCGGGAATCACATTAAAGCTTCTTTATGACCTGCCtgtaatgtatttgtatttcacCTGGTTGGTTTTGTCGAACCACGGCTGCTTCATTGATAATAAGACGCAATAATTTGGGATCTCCAGATTATTACATGTTTCATGATGTCCGTCCTTAACAATATTATAAAGTGACACGTCTGAGGGAGCCGCACTGCTTTGGCTCGATCAGGACTGGATCTGCCAAGAGCTGCCACTAACAGTTAGTTCCATATCAATCCAGCTgctcattattttaaaaaccagtcatttaatctgtaaaatgtcaaaaaatcgTTCCTGCTCATCCTAATTTCCCAGaacccaaagtgacatcttcacatTTCTTGCTGTTCTGCTCACCTGGAGCAGCTCTCCGTGGATTCAGCCTGCAGCAGCGACTCGGACGCCTCAGAGGGAGCTGGCTCGGAGTCCGGCTTCCGTatcaagaagaagaggaagcaaCCCACCAGACTGATCACCGTGAGAGAGATGAACACCGTCTGCCGGTCCTTCTCTGAGACACACAACATGAGTCACACGCTTAAAATGAAGCTTCGAGTGAGGAATCAGCACGGGGCTCTCTGAATAgcaaccagcacacacacacacacacacacgaggcgGAGGTTTCAGAAAAACAGCCTCCTCCATACCTGTTATGTGAACGTGTCCATGCCAGGCACAGTATATGTAGAGATTTCCAAAGAATAAGCTGCAGAGAGACGAGGGATGTTGAAGAAACCGTACAGCAAACAACACATTCCTCCATAAACTGAACGACACGGCAGGAAACAAAGGTTCACCTGAACTGCAGCAGCGCCCAGAAGACGCCACTGTTTCTTCCAATGGTGTTATCACTGGAGTTGATGGCGAGGACGTTTCCCTGAGCCGTCCACAAGACTAAAACACAGACAAGGACAAATAAACACGGAGGAGCCGAACTCCCTCGGCAGAATCGCTCGTTACATAAAGTCTCTTTACCTGCCGCTGCTATTCCCACAAACACAGACGCCGTGTAGAAGCTCCAGGTGTACGGGTAAATGAACATAGCGATGTAGCCGCTGTCCAAAACAACACCAAGAGAAGTCAGAGGCCCGAATTCGCAGGTGAAGGAGTTGTGTCAGTGTCGGTGTGGGTTTACCTGTACAAAAGCCCACTAAAAAACATGGACAGCTGCGGTCCAATGACGGTCACCACTGAGGGGGCGATCAGGTTGGATGCAGAGAAGACTCCATAGATGATGGCCATGCTGAAAGTGACAGATGGCAGGACACTTACTGCACAGTGTGTACACCGTACCTTTCCTGAGGCAAGATGCTTTGTGATTACACTGATGCTCTCAGTGATTATCCTAAAGTGGCAAGATTAAGGTCACGCAGGGCGCCAGAGCAACAAAGCTAACGTTGTTCCCTGAAATGTTTTACCGAGAACTTAATTATCTGTCAATGAGTTCTGTGTGTGGCAGATTTGATGGCAGAAGGTGAAACCAGGTCCGGTCTATGAATCCTCGGCCTGTTACACTCAGCCTAACATCTGCACAGATGTTGTGTGCCAGGACATCAGCTAAAAACCAAAACGTAAAACTAAATAATCTGAACACTGAAGGACTCAGACAGAGTAAAGTGCCCTTCCAGTGGGCTAAATGTGGTTAACTGACCTCTGTGGTgccctgaaaatggaaaaaaatgaaactcgGTGCCCCCCAGGCTGCTGCACATGCCAGAAATTTAGTTGGCCTCCATGTGCCTCTAAATAAGCAGCAAATAACTTATAGTGTTTAGTTACAGAGTCGCATAATGAAACAGTTTTGACTGTTTCACCATAACCACGTGAGTCCAGGGCCGGACGTGAGGACAGCAGGTCCTCACCTTGTGTATCCGCTCCCGTGGAACTCGGTGCTGTTGAAGCTCTTGATGACAGTTTGCTgtggagatgaagaaagaggagCATGTAGGAGCAAACACTGGTGTACCTCCACTTATGTGTGACACAGCATCAGCATGAGCACATCCAGCCTACCTCTATGTTGCCACATGTCTGAAAAGcagtgaacatgaacatgaagccAAAGCCGAGGACGATGATGTTTAACAGCTTCTTCCCTTCTGGACTCATTCTGTAAATTCCTTCAGGAAGTGATTACCAAAAAATCTACTGGAGAGAAGGAAAcacctaaaaataaaagaagtagAAATCAGAAGAACGTGTGATGCTCACCGCAACACGTTAAAGAGGCTTTACGTTCTCTCTTCATACCAAACTTCATTCAAGAATCTGTTGATTTATGCCCGACACATCAGCGCTGTAAAGTCCCAAATGCCCCCAACACGTAGGATTTTACAGCGCACAGCGAAACATTTTGGTAAGCAAAAGAGCCTCACAACGATTTTATTTCGATAATATAACAACCTTTGGAATAGTTTCCTTCCTGGCTGTGTTGGATAGCAGCCCAGAAACGAGGCTGAAGGTTGGACTGCCTGTGAAGACGCGCGGTTTGGTTAATGGATTTAAAAGAATGGCTTTAAGGCCTAAACGTGTTCTCTATTAAACATGACATCTGTGTCTAAACAAATGATGATTTGATTGATTATAAACTGGTCATTGGGGGGTTCCTTTGTTGAACTGGCGACGGAAAAAATTACCAGGACACTCGGATGTGTTTTTCTTACGTACGGCTGATcttaaaacaaatgtcaaaagcAAAACTTACCCACAACGCTGAAGCTGTTTGGCTAACCGTCTGACTGCCCCTCTTTGTGCGGACTCACTGTGTTATTAGTATCATCGTTTGCTCTTTACGAATCATCCGATATCCTGTCTTATCTAGCCGTTCATCTTCTCCGTGTCGTTCCAAAACTAACTTAACATGGTGATTTCCGCCGTTTAAACTGGTTCTCTGGAGTACTTAAACAGCGCCGGTAAGCAGGACTTGCCTGAAACGGGCTTGTCATGTGAACTGGTCAGCTGACTGCAGCGCTGTGACTAGTGGCTACAATTGTTGCATATTATGCCCGATATGCAAACGCTCAGTGCAGAGAGAATTCAAGGACAGCGAATCTGCTTAAACCaatccagttttgttttgttcgtTAATAGTAAACagattctgttttcttttttgttcagtAACTGTTCTCAGTACAAAGGTTCTATGTAATGAATATAAAactacatttgtttttgtaaattaaataacCTTATACGAATACCTAAGGCTTTCTTTTTTTCGAAAAACACGCAAAGGCACTCATGTTTTGCGGTAATGCTACAGCTAGCAGGCGTAAGCAGGCTAGCGCTACAAGTAAAATTACTTCCggtcaaaaataaaacaacgcCTAAATAGAAAATTTAGTAAATAAGTTGCCTTGTAATAAATAAGTGCCAAAGAATGCAACTTAGAAatataaatgat of the Scatophagus argus isolate fScaArg1 chromosome 16, fScaArg1.pri, whole genome shotgun sequence genome contains:
- the mfsd11 gene encoding UNC93-like protein MFSD11, translating into MSPEGKKLLNIIVLGFGFMFMFTAFQTCGNIEQTVIKSFNSTEFHGSGYTSMAIIYGVFSASNLIAPSVVTVIGPQLSMFFSGLLYSGYIAMFIYPYTWSFYTASVFVGIAAAVLWTAQGNVLAINSSDNTIGRNSGVFWALLQFSLFFGNLYIYCAWHGHVHITEKDRQTVFISLTVISLVGCFLFFLIRKPDSEPAPSEASESLLQAESTESCSSSPRAGLCSQALDAFVKACKIFVTKEMLLLSVSIGYTGLELTFYSGVYGTCIGAMTQFGQDAKSLIGISGICIGVGEILGGGVFGMLNKCRQFGRNPVVLLGLITHFVAFYLIFLNIASDAPIAPEAGTDLQAYIAPSVGVALLCSFLLGLGDSCFNTQLLSIIGFMFRSNSAPAFAVFKFIQSIMAALAFFYSNYLLLHWQLLILVVAGFLGSVTFFMAEGMAESSRRESDYDSI